The Physeter macrocephalus isolate SW-GA chromosome 17, ASM283717v5, whole genome shotgun sequence nucleotide sequence AGTGTATAGTTTTACTCAAGGCTGAGATTACTGCAACACCACCCTCGGCTGTGCCTGGCTTCCTCCAGACTTCACCCCAcatgccttttccctttgctgattttttttttaaacagtgataAGTCTTAGCCATGAGTGGGACTATATACTGAGGCCTTCTAGCGAATCATAGAACTTGGAGGTGGCCTTGGGGACTGCCAACACAAGCCTCATGAAGGCGGGGCTGTGTCTTTCTTCCTCAGCTCTCTGATTCCTGGGGCCTAATACTGCTTTATAGGAACTGAATAATCCTTGAACGTGTTGACCTGCAGGCACTAGACCTTACAGCTACCTTgccttaatattttcttattaaaaatatatcctcgaatttttttaaaaagtgaaatacctTAGGAATCACAACACACTCTTACCTTGTAATACCTTGTCACGGGGTATTCCAGGGACAGGCTGAAGGGAAAGAGTATCATTCTCAAAGCCCTCCTGTACAATTGTCTCCCTCTGAAGAAAGCATGTCACAGTCTAACTGAAGTCCGTGACGATAATATAGTTGATTACTACATTTCAAAATCTATAacggccattttttttttctcactggaCCAAAGCAATTCTCTTAAAAGACCTGGGCTTCTCTCTACATATAATTCTGCCACAAGGAAGATGaatatcttgccatttgcagcaacatggatggaccttgagcacattatgctaagtgagataagtgagaaagagaaagaaaagtaccatgtgatgtcacttatatgtggaatctaaaaaagtcaatctcataaaaaaacagaatggtagttaccaggggatgggggagtggggtgATAATAttgatgttgtttaagggtacaaactcgCAACTGGTGTAAATAAACCATAGACATCTAATGTACAGTATAATTaatatagacaacaatattgtGCTACAATCATCAAACTTGTTAAAAGACTAAAACTGACTTAGCCCAATCAGTAAAAAGAAAGGATAAGTATGTAATGTGATAGAGGTGCTAAATATAGCTACCCTGGAAATCAtgttacaatatataaatgtattgaaTTAATGCTTTGTACACCTTAaagttacacaatgttatatgtcaaatatattcaattaaaaaaataaagtacttaaatgattaaagaaaaaaacaaaatcctgggCCACAGTTCATAACTAAGGATGACacagtatgattttatttttattaatttatttaaattttattttatttatttttggctgtgttgggtcttcgttgctgcacgggggcttttctctagttgcggcgagcaggggctgctcttcgttatggtgtgcgggcttctcattgcgatggcttctcttacGGGCCCTAGAggacgtgggcttcagtatttgtggctcatgggctcagtaattgtggtacgtgggccctagggcacgcgggcttcaacagttgtggcgtgtgggcttcagtagttgtggcatgcaggcttcagtagctgtggctcgtgggctctagagcgcaggctcagtagttgtggctcacttgtttagttgcttcgcagcatgtgggatcttcctggaccagggctcgaacccgtgtcccctgcgttggcaggtggattcttaaccactgcgccaccagggaagtcctgcagtaTGATTTTAAATCCCATAGTTcgaaccactgctctagaggtCTCCTCTGCACTGGGCGATGGTTGCTTTAACACACCTTGGTTGCTTCTGTCAAGTGCTGACAAGGAAGCCCctaaaaggtgtgtgtgtggagcGGGTGGAGGGCTATGGCAGCCAAGAGCAGGATTCGCCCAACAGCTGTtggaggggtgaggggctggTGGGGGAAAAACAGTCATTCTGGCAGAGAAGGTGATTTGGGGGCGTGTGCAGACACAGCCATGTTAAAATTAGGCACCATTGGAGCTATAAGTTGTCACAGTCTTTTTGGAGGACAAGTCGATCATCTGCCAGTTAGAGTCAAATTGTAAAATGCGCAGACCCTGTGATGCAGCCATTCCATTTCTAGGAAGTGGCCCTCAGAAGTGCTCACACTGAGCAAAGCATGTTTGCTTTAACTCTTGGATAACCATGGAAGATCAGTTGCTTAGAATCGAAATTATTggcaccaaacatttaaaaaactggatttggggggcttccctggtggcgcagtggtagcgcgtccgcctgccgatgcaggggaaccgggttcgcgccccggtctgggggatTTGACTCATCACCCTAAACAATTTCCTGCTCTCCTGTCTACTTTTCTTCGTGATGCCAAGTTTACCTTTCATCCAGTGGGTGTTGGTGTTCATGGTGCTTCACATTCTAGGAGCCATTGACCTTCAAGGACGTGGCCATGGTTTTcacagaggaggagctggggctgcTGGACTCCACCAGAGGAAGCTGTACCGAGACGAGATGCTGGAGAACTTCCGGAACGTGGTCTCTGTGGGTGAGAGGAACCTCTAAGCAATTGAAACTTAACTTATTGGTGTGCTCTTGTTCGCTGGATAGAGGCTATTTTTGGTCTTGGAATGCAGGTTACATCCTTTTTATATAGAAATGTTATAGCAGTTTCATTTAACTAGTCCTGAATCTTTTCCTCGTCTGTCCTTCAAATGCCTGGAAATCATGGGATTAGGGCTgcattttccaattattttttacACCTCAAAAACGAGCCTtaggttttccctggtggcgcagtggttgaggggtccgcctgccaacgcaggggacgcgggttcgtgccccggtccaggaggatcccacgtgccgcggagcggctgggcccgtgagccatggccgctgagcctgcgcgtccggagcctgtgctccgcaacgggagaggccacaacagtgagaggcccgcgtaccgcaaaaaaaaaaaaaaaacgaaacaacGAGCCTTAGCCTTGCATTTTCTTGCGATTTCAGGGTAACAACTTTTCAAGCCTGATAAGCTGTCCCATTTGGAACAAGGCAAAGAGACTTGggtgacagagagagaaactCCAAGAGAGGCACATCCAGGTGAGAACCATGGAGTCTAGAGCCCTGGCCAGGCAGTGAGGGGTGAGCTGGCCATGCAGCGGCTGTCCCCCACCCTTGGTCTTGCCTGTGGATATGGCAGGTACTGTAGTAGGTGATTGTTGTGCGACCGCATTTCTGTTACTCAGTCTCGACCATCTCATGCTTCCTTCATGCTTTCCAGAGAGTGATAGACCCAGAGGGAGTGAGGGGGTCTCCGGACTTCCTTCCCTCTGGTAGAAAGAGACGGGCAGTGTGAGACAAGCAAGCCAGTAGCAGAGAGACTGTTCCAGCAGGTTGGCAATCCTCTGATGGATTTCTCACTTAACTCCAGTACCCTACAAGTTCGTGGCTATAAACAGGTTCATGTTACCTCAgccttaaaagataaaaacaatagcCAATAAAGAGTATCAGAAAGTATGGACACATCTTTCAAATCACAGGGAGCTCTGTGGTAAATATGACATTGTTTGGCTCGCCAGCAGTGACGGGAATACACTGAGATTTTTATGTCTCCAGACCTTATCCGTAGCCCCTGGATTCCTGTTGAATATGCTCacagaagacacagacacagatggAGCACTTCGGAGGATTTGGGGCTTTGTTCCCTTTCCAAGTTCAGCTCACACATCCCAGCATCACAGTTACCCTGGCAGGTAGTGTGGTGAGAGTGCCCACAAACGTGGGCTCTAAAATCAGGCTTGTATGCTGGCATCCCAGCTCCGCACTTCCTCATGCACGACGGACTAACTTAACTAGcctacttaccctctctgtgcctgggtttcctcctctgtaaaacgaAGACATTGATGGTTCCTACCTCCATGTTATTCTGAgggttaaataagttaatatgtgTACCTCTTTGGCACATAGGAAGTGTTATAAGAGCATTCgatattattgttgttgttgttatcaacAACAGCATTATCAAGTAAAGAAGTAAATTTTTGCATGTGTAAGATACCCCCCAGAATTTCTTGTTTGCTTGGCAGCTCTATGATGAGACAGAGTCTGTAGCTAATAGGATCATATTCACATTTAGCctttgctgtagacctgaaactaacacaagtgtcaatcaactatactgcaataaaaattttaaaaaagaaaaacttaaaaaaaactaaaaacaacaacaacaaaaaaccatttAGCTTCAAAGCTTATTAATAGGAGCCTCTTCCTTTTTTCAGACATAGAATGAAGCACCACAATAGTTATGATACATAAAGCGGAATTTTTCTCTAGGCCGTTATCTGTCCCAGTCTGAAAGCCTGATATCCCTGAGCCAGTCTTGCACTTGTTCTCACAAGTTGCCTTTAACTCCATAGGAGACAAGGATGCAAAGGACATGGAGTATATTCAAGAAAAGGAATTAAGATTGCTTTTGCACAGAGAGCTCTCCTACTGTAAAATCTGGGAACAGGTGGCTGGTGAATTAACTCGGAATCAAGACCATAGAGTAAATCTTCAAGGGACGGATTTCCAGTTCTCAGAAGATGCTTCTCTCTGTCAAGCGGGGAAAGGAGCATCTACTCAGGGTTCTCAAATGGAAAATTTGGTAGACAGTCTTCAAGGGGATGGGTCCATCAATTTAGAAAATCAAGAGTTTCCAGCCTGCAAAGCAGTGACACCCGTCTCCATTCAAGAATCTTGGATAAAAGCCTTTGTGAATGAGCCATGGAATGTTCAAGAAAGGTGTAAAAAAGTCGACATGGAagatacaatatataaatgtgacTGGGGTGATTATGGCTTCAGGATATCATGTGGTCATGATGACCACAGAAAACCTGAAAGAGGGAAACCACGTAACTGTGATAAATGTAGAGAAAACTGCATTAAAAAGtcagtactgggcttccctggtggcacagtggttgagaatccacctgccgatgcaggggacacgggttcgtgccccggtctgggaagatcccacatgccgcggagcggctgggcccgtgagccatggccactgagcctgtgcatccggagcctgtgctccgcaacgggagaggccacaacagtgagaggcccacgtaccacacaaaaaaaaaaaaaaaaaaaaaaaagtcagtactTCAGCACCCTAACTCCGGAGAGAACggctttaaaagaaatgaacatgGAAATGGCCTCAGGGATAAATCAAACCTTCCCACTCAGCCAAGGGTGCCCTTGAAAGAGAAACCCTATAAATATCAAGAGTTTGCTAAGAGCTTGAGGCCAGGTGCCTGTCTGGAGAGACCTCAAAGAATCCCCACAGGAGACAAATCCTTTGAAAATACCGAGCGTGGTCGGGTCTTCAGGCAGAACACACACCTTCACAGCCTCCCCGGGGCCCACACGGGAGACACGCTCTATGGATGCGATGTCTGCAGGAAGGGGTTCAGGTATAAATCAGTCCTTCTCATTCACCAGGGAGTGCACACGGGAGAGAAACTTTATAAATGCGAGGAGGGCGGCAAGGCCTTCGGGCGAAGCTCCAATCTGCTTGTCCATCAGTGGGTCCCCACTGGGGAGAAACCGTATAAATACAGCAAGTGCAGGAAAGGCTTCAGCTACAGCTCGGTGCTTCAGGTCCATCAGAGGCTGCACGTGGGGGAGAAGCCCTACACGTGCGGCCAGTGTGGCATAGGATTCTATGCTAAGTCCGTCTTACGTAAGCATTGGCATGTCCACCTGGGGGAGAAGCCCCATAGCTGTGTCAAATGCTGGAAGGGATTCAGCTGTAGCTTGCATCTCAGCAGTCATCAGAAAACGCACCCGGGAGAGAAACCCTACCAGTGTGACCAGTGCGACAAGGGTTTCGGTCACAACTCGCGCCTCCAGGCTCACCAGAGGGTTCACGTGGGTCAGCGCCTCTGTGAGTGTGATGTGTGTGGGAAGAGCTTCAGCTACAGCTCGGGGCTTTTCGCACATCAGAGGCTGCATACGAGAGAGAAGGCCTACAGATGTGAGTGTGGGAAAGGCTTCAGCTGAAGCTCAGACCTCCACGTCCATCAGAGGGTCCACATGGGAGAGAAGCCCTACA carries:
- the ZNF229 gene encoding LOW QUALITY PROTEIN: zinc finger protein 229 (The sequence of the model RefSeq protein was modified relative to this genomic sequence to represent the inferred CDS: inserted 2 bases in 2 codons; substituted 3 bases at 3 genomic stop codons); translation: MAEGRNQGISTSSAWRRKGLKRRVAKHPGVGWGAGPGPAVLGTPQAWKEQVEAGSSDSETGILRLGDSNPGSRGLMRELHKRGGNNPRSLAIGAPVSVIPVTSSSRCLCHQLFLSSSFSLQCEHNMVKDGLWNVETKKQALESGGGNRNLGGVTVETSSSSRREERALRSQASALSQDGADKTKFQEPLTFKDVAMVFTEEELGLLDSXQRKLYRDEMLENFRNVVSVGDKDAKDMEYIQEKELRLLLHRELSYCKIWEQVAGELTRNQDHRVNLQGTDFQFSEDASLCQAGKGASTQGSQMENLVDSLQGDGSINLENQEFPACKAVTPVSIQESWIKAFVNEPWNVQERCKKVDMEDTIYKCDWGDYGFRISCGHDDHRKPERGKPRNCDKCRENCIKKSSVLQHPNSGENGFKRNEHGNGLRDKSNLPTQPRVPLKEKPYKYQEFAKSLRPGACLERPQRIPTGDKSFENTERGRVFRQNTHLHSLPGAHTGDTLYGCDVCRKGFRYKSVLLIHQGVHTGEKLYKCEEGGKAFGRSSNLLVHQWVPTGEKPYKYSKCRKGFSYSSVLQVHQRLHVGEKPYTCGQCGIGFYAKSVLRKHWHVHLGEKPHSCVKCWKGFSCSLHLSSHQKTHPGEKPYQCDQCDKGFGHNSRLQAHQRVHVGQRLCECDVCGKSFSYSSGLFAHQRLHTREKAYRCECGKGFSXSSDLHVHQRVHMGEKPYRCXECGKGFQQNSDLHSHQRVHTGERPYICDVCGKGFIYSSDLLVHQRVHTGEKPYKSTXCSKGFSYSSRLLIHHRVHTGERPYRCKECGKGFRCTLSLHKHQRVHTGKKPYTCVECGKGFSYGSNLLTHQTLHTGEKPYECGKGFRYGSDLLSHKGVHTGEKPYRCDVCGKGYSQSSHVQSHQRVHNGEKPYKCKECGKGFGXSSCLRVHQRVHTGEKSYKCAECEKGFSYSSGLRNHQRAHLSEKPYKET